Part of the Drosophila pseudoobscura strain MV-25-SWS-2005 chromosome 2, UCI_Dpse_MV25, whole genome shotgun sequence genome, agGACCAGGACAACGTCAACTTGATTAAGGTTAATGCCCCTATCCGACCTTGGGGTGCGACATACTTCGGGACTCGGCGGTGCCGGCCTCGGTTCGGGCCCGGCCTACTCTGTGGCTACTGCCACTTCTGCTGGCTGTCTCTCGCGATGtgactactgctgctgctgtccgacGCTTTCGGCTTTACTTTCTCATGGGTTCATTGAACTTTTAGGGAACTTATTATGCTTTCCgtgcacacatacacacacccattattcatgtgtgtgtgagtgggtgggtgggcgTAGGGTAGGCCGTCGTCGATAGGCCCTGTTGGGTTgattggccagcagcagccatccGGCGGCCGCGCTGTATGTATATCATTTTAGGGCTCGTCCTCGTCCGCGGCCATTGCCGCTTTTCactgttctgttccgttcgCAGCACAGCGTGTTCGTCATTCGGAGTTCACTGTTGCTCTGCAGCTGTTGTCGGGTGCTATTTTTGGTGCAAGACGAACTTGactctgtgctgtgctgtgccgtgccgtgccgcgCCGCTCCGTGCTCTgactgtgtgctgtgtgctctgtgctgTACTGTGCTTTTGTTGCCCCATCACATCAGTCTGTCTCTAGCGTTGCTCCTGTCTGCAGCATTTCGCCGCTTACAATACGATGAATCATGTGGGTATACCTAtgcgaaaaaaagaaaaaatgtgTTAAACTGTGCTTACAAATCGATAAGTGTGTTTAATTGAAAGTAGAGTAGATCTCGTTTCCGATTTAACTCCGCAGCCTAATCAATGAGTAAACAAAGGCATAAATAGCGCCGAGTGGCATTTAATGCAAATGATTAAACCAGTTTGACTAGATGGATAATATTGAAAATAGTTGTGCCGTTTGTGCTGTTTGTGCTGTTTGTGCCCCCAACACGTTATCAGTGGCAACCTGTTCTGTTCTTGCCCTGCCCTGGGCTCGCTCTCTGTGTTTAAATTAGAATTTATGTAGATTTCGTAATAGAATTTGTGGGGCTGGGCCGGACAGTCGGCGTCCGGCACAGCAAGCGAAAAGAAGGTTTTTGTGACAAAATGTCTACTAATGCTACCAATGTTTCCTCCTCCGACGCACAGCCAATACTCTACTCGTATTGGCGCAGCTCGTGCTCCTGGCGCGTGCGCATTGCGATGAATCTCAAGGAGATACCCTACGACATCAAGCCGATCAGCCTGATCAAGTCCGGTGGAGAGCAGCACTGCAACGAGTATCGCGAGGTCAATCCCATGGAGCAGGTTCCGGCCCTACAGATCGGTGAGTGCTCTTAAGTCGTGCCAATTTATACTACTTCCGTGTACAACACACCCCCTAGATGGACACACCCTCATCGAATCGGTGGCCATTATGCACTACCTCGAGGAGACGCGTCCCCAGCGACCCCTACTGCCACAGGACGTCCACAAGCGGGCCAAGGTGCGCGAAATCGTGGAGATCATCTGCTCGGGCATCCAGCCGCTGCAGAACTTGATTGTTCTGATACACGTGGGcgaggagaagaagaaggagtgggcccAGCATTGGATAACACGTGGTTTCAGGGCGGTGGAGAAGGCCCTCTCCACCTCCGCCGGAAAGTACTGTGTGGGGGATGAGATCTCGATGGCTGACTGCTGCCTCGTACCGCAGGTGTTCAACGCCAGAAGGTGAGACTATCCACTGACCGATTTACAGAGAGGAGATGCCTAACCCGTTTGTACCTAGATTCCATGTGGATTTGCGTCCGTATCCCATTATTCTGCGCATCGATCGCGAGCTGGAGAGCAATCCGGCCTTCCGGGCAGCCCACCCCTCGAATCAACCGGACTGTCCGCCGGAGCTGCCCAATAAATAGAATTTTCCGACGACAACTGCAAAGCGCCGTAAAACGAAAAAGTGAATTGCAGTTCGTgaccgaaacaaaaaaacacacaagacAAACTCCACACACAGAAATCTGATAAGTGAGCAGGAACATGGACGGGAACGTGGACAGGAACGGAGGACGGACGACGGAGTTGGTGCCGAGGAGCTGGCGAGGATTCCATTAAGCATAAACAGTCGGATGTGATTTAAAAATTTGCTAACAGCATTtgaaatatgcataaatgcataaaaatacTATCGATAACATAACGAAATTCCAGCACGAAATTCAAAAACTTCAAAATTCCAAAAAATTCTCAAGAAAGAACGAagcaaaaacaagaaaaaacaaaaaaagaacgaaagaGTAATAAATTCCATAATTTCCCTTAGTTTGTCAATGTGAACATGATCTAAAAGATGAactcatatacatattaaatgTAACttatttttatgcattttatttagGCTAACAAAAACTTAACAAATTCAAGGAACACTCATGACGAAAAGCAAAATTCAATTCAGGGATCTAaaacgaaaaaccaaaacaaaaaatatgaatactATCGAGGATAcaaagatatatatacatatacatatacgtataaGTACTTCATGTCAAAGTTGGGCATACGCTAGACAAAACGTTCACAAAGTACAAAACTTCAGTCAAGAATTAAGTAAACTATACCAACAGACAAAACTATATGTTAAATCGAATAACTCATAAGTAATATACGAGAATCCATCGATCGATCCATCGATCGGTCAGTGTTGGGTCAACTATTTTATGGCTCCAAGTGGTTCCGCAAATGCataactaactaactaaaGTATTTCTCTCAACTCCACTCAATGCACATAGACGAATGacaaagccaacaaattaGGTGCACagtatttttaatagaaaGTCGATGTAAGCTATAGGGTGAGAATCTGTTCATAAACCCGTGTACGAGTAGCTGTAAGCCTGCCAATGCCAAGTACTGCTGCATGACGGTACAATGCACGAGCCGAAGGACGAAGGACATTAGTCACAtcatacaaatatacatacatacaaaatatatataaaaactTATATGAAAAGAGCTGCGCATTTTCGCATAccaaaccaaaagcaaaccaaattgaaatcgaacaaaaccaacaaactaATATTCATAATTTCCGAAATATTGTAACAGTTCCATATACtattaataaataaacttCAAACTAAACTAAGCTAAAGCTATAAGTTTCTGATTATGTTGTGGCCTCCCAAAAACTGCTGTGGTTGGATCACTGGCATTATAGGGCATCACAAGAACAAGTAAAATGCGATACGCAAAGGTGAAAAAGTAGTAAATGGTCAAAGTTTCTCTCGCTCTTAATTTATAAAtagatttatttaaataatacacAGGTAATTACACGTAAGTCTACACGTAAATACCTGACGATGAAATTGGCTTACAAGAAAATACCAACGACAGTTTCAATCGATCTATCGATATCCGTAATTACCTGAAAGCtcataatataaaaaaaagtaaacaagAGATAAGAGATCAATTATATCAGCTCTACAAGCAgataatatacaatacaattacaATGACAGCGCTGAGATTATTGGCCCCCAAGGGTTGGCAACGTGTTCAGTTCTTTAGGCCACCGCTTAGTGCTAGTATGGCTTCCAGCTCTGTGCCCAAGATGGAGACAACCGTTGCGGACGAACCCCGACCCATACTCTACGCCACTTGGTtaagctcctgctcctggcgTGTTCGCATTGCGTTGACCCTCAAACAGATCCCCTATGATATCCAAGCAACCAGTTTACTCCAGGTCGGCGAACATCATGCctataccgacaagtatcgtGAAGTGAATCCCATGCAGACAGTTCCATCGCTTCAAATCGGTGAGTATTGGCTTTATGATTGTAGTGGGGATGGCCGGCCTAATGTTGAAATGTCTACAGATGGACACTCTTTGTGCGACTCGGTGGCCATTATGCACTACCTGGAGGAGACGCGGCCTAAGATCCCATTGCTGCCACAGGATGTCATGAAACGCGCCAAGGTCCGTGAGATCGTAGAGCTCATTTGCTCGGCCATTCAGCCCCTGCAGAATCGCTTGGTCCTGGAGCATGTGGGCAAGGAGAAAAGCCTCGTGTGGGCACAGCATTGGATAGGTCGCGGATTTCAGGGTCTCGATCGAGTGCTCGCCGGATCCGCTGGCAAGTATTGTGTGGGCGATGAACTATCCATGGCGGATGTATGCCTCGTGCCGCAGGTCTTCAATGCCCGAATGTGAGGAAACACCCAAATCGGTTAGTTTTTCATTTAAGTACTTCCATTGTATTCTGTCTTGCAGGTACAAAGTGGACCTGAGCCCATACCCGAACATCGTTCGCCTGGATCATGAACTACAGAGCCTGCCAGCCTTCAAAAGCAGCCATCCTCATCAACAGCCCGACTGTCCACCGAAATTTGCTGGCAAATAGGAAAAGACTAATAAGAATATCAACATTCTAATCGCATttatattcaatatttaaataaaaaaaaagaagaaagagaaacttcagtttaatttataatataatttttattagtttCGTCATTTTCATATAATCGTTCTTAAATGTGTAATGTGTATTCCATGTTGTAATTCATTTATGTACCGTCCTAGCTTTTGCAATTTCTATTCTTTCATCctggatgcggatgcggatcttTATAATgtttctatgtgtgtgtgtgtgtgtcgtatGCACTTATTGGCGTTTCTGGTTGGttgggtgtctgtgtgtgtgtgtgtgttttagtATGTTTCTgcgtgtgtatatatgtattcaaCAAATTTTTACTATAAATACTATTACATACAGATGCGCCAAACGCATGCCATAACATTACCATACCATTACATTCGATATAcatgtactgtactgtactgtactgtatcggtatcggtatctATTATCGGTACCGATGATCGATCATCAGCCTACCTAGAGCTTAGCTTTCCGTTTTATTGCTGGCCAAGACCGTAAAGAGTTCTCTTGCAATCTTCATTATCATTCTTCTTTCACTATCTTTTATGTTTtattcggttttcggtttttggatttttgtttATCGAGTATGATCCTTTTTTGGGGGTTATATagctatgtatatatatatgtatgtagagaGGAGTAACTGTTTTGCATACGTTTTTTATTCGCAATTGTACAAGTTTTTTTCTTACGTTTTGTTTAGTTGcaaaaattatgtttttcgttttgttaaAATTTGAATGAGCTACATTTAAAGAATCTTCTTTTGTTTGGGATACCTTTTGACTTAATTGTTTAAAGATTTCACTATACTATGTTTTATTTCTTTGCGCCATGTGTCTCGCatatgcttttgcttttgcattttttcaaATCTATATCTCGTTTTTTGTCAAGTTAAATGATATTGAGAAATAAAGAGGTCCTACACTATTTCGTGGTTATGTGTGATccattt contains:
- the LOC4800590 gene encoding probable maleylacetoacetate isomerase 2 isoform X2; its protein translation is MNHPILYSYWRSSCSWRVRIAMNLKEIPYDIKPISLIKSGGEQHCNEYREVNPMEQVPALQIDGHTLIESVAIMHYLEETRPQRPLLPQDVHKRAKVREIVEIICSGIQPLQNLIVLIHVGEEKKKEWAQHWITRGFRAVEKALSTSAGKYCVGDEISMADCCLVPQVFNARRFHVDLRPYPIILRIDRELESNPAFRAAHPSNQPDCPPELPNK
- the LOC4800590 gene encoding probable maleylacetoacetate isomerase 2 isoform X1, which produces MVISETRPDIESPIRSKSGNSKLLSISWWFKPLLVNRLGSQKHFYSSTWCALALNGFKINYSKYHHNAMSLSAIAKPILYSYWRSSCSWRVRIAMNLKEIPYDIKPISLIKSGGEQHCNEYREVNPMEQVPALQIDGHTLIESVAIMHYLEETRPQRPLLPQDVHKRAKVREIVEIICSGIQPLQNLIVLIHVGEEKKKEWAQHWITRGFRAVEKALSTSAGKYCVGDEISMADCCLVPQVFNARRFHVDLRPYPIILRIDRELESNPAFRAAHPSNQPDCPPELPNK
- the LOC4800591 gene encoding probable maleylacetoacetate isomerase 1, encoding MTALRLLAPKGWQRVQFFRPPLSASMASSSVPKMETTVADEPRPILYATWLSSCSWRVRIALTLKQIPYDIQATSLLQVGEHHAYTDKYREVNPMQTVPSLQIDGHSLCDSVAIMHYLEETRPKIPLLPQDVMKRAKVREIVELICSAIQPLQNRLVLEHVGKEKSLVWAQHWIGRGFQGLDRVLAGSAGKYCVGDELSMADVCLVPQVFNARMYKVDLSPYPNIVRLDHELQSLPAFKSSHPHQQPDCPPKFAGK